From one Brassica napus cultivar Da-Ae unplaced genomic scaffold, Da-Ae ScsIHWf_282;HRSCAF=465, whole genome shotgun sequence genomic stretch:
- the LOC125602373 gene encoding uncharacterized protein LOC125602373: MVLLPKARHDWMHLRFLDYKSVDDYNSALFKIVSILKLCGEESNGVRPAGTAPLPEAHEVEKKDPPNETYYVQDNKKPYGNSRGGFKRRGRDNSNGRDGYSTGRKGNHNNRGRGSNYGRGRGSYGRGRGGISKPSYTSNKSLCHRCGSDNHW, from the exons ATGGTGTTGCTTCCTAAAGCAAGGCATGATTGGATGCATCTAAGATTCTTAGACTATAAGTCGGTGGATGATTACAATTCAGCTCTATTCAAGATTGTCTCAATACTAAAGCTGTGTGGTGAAGAG agtaacGGGGTTAGACCGGCCGGGACAGCACCACTACCCGAAGCCCATGAGGTCGAGAAGAAAGATCCTCCCAATGAAACCTATTACGTCCAAGACAACAAGAAACCATACGGCAATAGCCGTGGTGGATTCAAGAGGCGTGGACGTGATAACTCAAACGGCCGAGATGGCTACTCAACtggccggaaaggaaaccacaataaccgtggtcgtggttccaattacggcCGGGGTCGAGGCAGCTACGGCCGCGGacgaggtggcatatccaaaccatcttacacgtccaaCAAGTCTCTATGCCATAGATGCGGCAGTGACAATCATTGG